In Podospora pseudoanserina strain CBS 124.78 chromosome 5, whole genome shotgun sequence, a single window of DNA contains:
- the RPN2 gene encoding proteasome regulatory particle base subunit (BUSCO:EOG09260NJW; COG:O; EggNog:ENOG503NUMK), translating into MPGLVTASGVLAFLTDEEPELKVFALKTLNDDIDTVWTEVASSLSQIEALYEDESFPERRLAALVLAKVYFHLQAYNESMTFALAAGPLFNFDAPGEFEETILSKCVDQYIAVSSARHVPSKQSKANISLETTFGTGSIDGSALMSPTTPFSQSTLPPKSFLSRASTDNTILDPTFQPTKEGRSNSVVQITDSSTQKALQNVIERLFESCLKQGKYRQVVGIAVEAKNLEVLRRVIKRASEEGKQSKDSTQSPAEELMDYLLKISMDIVQERGLRTEILRLILDLLSEIPNPDYFAIAKCVVHLDSDEEADKMIRQLVTKGDPNSIAIAYQIAFDLYDNATQEFLGKVLKSLPSGRAPEPPATATEDGPAEEEALLESQEGSEEEQLPEETAKVYRNIRSILDGSKAIKLNLEFLYRNNHTDITILNKVRDSLEGRNSIFHTAVTFCNAFMNAGTTNDKFFRDNLDWLGKAINWSKFTATAALGVIHRGNITQSRKLLEPYLPKQTGVSSGGSIFSQGGALYAYGLIHANHGADALEYLRGQFNGAEEEVIQHGGALGLGIAGMATGDEQIFEDLTKVLFADSALNGEAVGLAMGLIMLGTGNAKAVETMFTYAHETTHEKIVRGLALGMALIMFGQQENADVMIEGLLADPDPTLRYGGVLTVAMAYCGTGSNKAIRKLLHLAVSDVNDDVRRIAVMSLGFILFRKPGSVPRMVELLAESYNPHVRYGSAMALGISCAGTGLDEAIDLLEPMMKDPTDFVRQGALIALSMIMIQQNEVMNPKVAAIRKTLKKVVGDRHEDAMTKFGAAVAMGILDAGGRNCSVGLQTQTGNLNMPGIVGMAVFTQYWYWFPFTHFLSLSFVPTSIIGLDHDLEIPSFKFHCNTRPSLFDYPPEQEVKTEEGPALIATAILSTTAQAKRRAQKKERAQRRESMDIDTPTLAKTPAPAGDKMDVDEDKKAKTEEPKDKKEETGAEREGSVDSKKKAEKEKVGYEVENMSRVLPGQFKYISFPTGRYKPVKKPTGGPLLLHDTQPDEPKTLIEEKLKKVTTERAPVVGAQTGRGGAQTSATQLLQSMEAARSRAGLGSELNEILRLSAQAAREIPQGRSSSTAGGDGSGAAAAAGVLTAVDEDNEGDEEAPKPADFEYFTDAEDEE; encoded by the exons ATGCCAGGCCTCGTTACAGCCAGCGGAGTGTTGGCTTTTCTCACTGACGAGGAGCCCGAGCTCAAGGTCTTCGCCCTCAAGACTCTCAACGACGACATCGACACTGTTTGGACCGAGGTTGCCAGTTCGTTGAGTCAAAT TGAGGCCCTTTACGAGGACGAGTCCTTCCCCGAGCGTCGCCTCGCTGCCCTCGTTTTGGCCAAGGTTTATTTCCATCTCCAGGCTTATAATGAGAGCATGACTTTTGCCTTGGCCGCTGGGCCCCTGTTCAACTTCGATGCTCCTGGCGAGTTCGAGGAGACTATCCTCTCCAAGTGCGTCGATCAGTACATTGCCGTCTCGTCGGCCCGCCATGTCCCTTCGAAACAGAGCAAGGCCAACATCTCTCTAGAAACCACCTTTGGCACTGGCTCTATCGACGGCTCTGCCTTGATGTCGCCAACCACGCCCTTCTCCCAGTCGACCTTGCCACCCAAGTCTTTCCTCTCGCGTGCCTCGACCGACAACACTATCCTGGACCCCACTTTCCAGCCAACCAAGGAGGGGCGCTCCAACTCGGTCGTCCAAATCACCGACAGCAGCACCCAAAAAGCCCTTCAAAATGTCATCGAGCGTCTCTTTGAGAGCTGCTTGAAGCAGGGAAAATACAGACAGGTTGTTGGTATCGCTGTGGAGGCCAAGAACCTCGAGGTTCTCCGGAGGGTCATCAAGCGGGCCagcgaggagggcaagcaGTCCAAGGATAGCACACAGAGCCCAGCCGAGGAGCTCATGGACTATCTTCTCAAGATCTCCATGGACATTGTCCAAGAGCGTGGCCTGAGAACCGAGATCCTGCGCCTGATCCTGGATCTTCTTAGCGAGATCCCTAACCCAGACTATTTTGCCATCGCCAAGTGTGTGGTTCACCTTGActcggacgaggaggccgacaAGATGATTAGGCAACTAGTAACCAAGGGCGACCCGAATTCGATTGCTATTGCTTATCAAATCGCATTTGATCTTTACGACAACGCTACCCAGGAGTTCTTGGGCAAGGTGCTCAAGTCTCTTCCGTCCGGCAGAGCGCCCGAGCCCCCAGCGACTGCGACCGAGGATGGCCCcgccgaagaagaggctCTACTCGAGAGCCAAGAAGGctcggaagaggagcaacTCCCCGAGGAGACGGCCAAGGTTTACAGGAATATTCGTTCCATTCTCGATGGCAGCAAGGCGATCAAGCTCAACCTCGAATTCCTCTATCGCAATAACCACACAGACATCACCATTCTGAACAAGGTCCGGGACAGCCTGGAAGGTCGTAACTCCATCTTCCACACGGCTGTGACTTTCTGCAATGCTTTCATGAAtgccggcaccaccaacgacaaaTTCTTCCGTGACAACCTGGACTGGCTTGGCAAGGCCATCAACTGGTCCAAGTTCACTGCTACGGCTGCTCTCGGTGTCATTCACCGCGGCAACATCACCCAGTCCCGCAAGCTGCTGGAGCCCTATCTTCCTAAGCAGACTGGAGTCAGCAGCGGTGGCTCTATCTTTAGCCAGGGCGGCGCTCTTTACGCCTATGGCCTCATCCACGCCAACCATGGCGCTGATGCTCTTGAATATCTGCGTGGCCAGTTCAAcggtgccgaggaagaagtcaTCCAGCACGGCGGTGCCTTGGGTCTTGGCATCGCTGGCATGGCCACGGGTGACGAGCAGATCTTTGAGGACCTTACCAAGGTCCTCTTTGCCGATTCTGCCCTCAACGGTGAGGCTGTTGGGTTGGCCATGGGCTTGATCATGTTGGGCACCGGAAACGCCAAGGCCGTGGAGACCATGTTTACCTATGCCCACGAAACTACCCACGAGAAGATTGTCCGCGGTCTTGCTCTAGGCATGGCCCTCATCATGTTTGGGCAACAGGAAAATGCCGATGTCATGATTGAGGGCCTTCTTGCCGACCCCGACCCGACGCTGCGCTATGGAGGTGTGCTCACGGTTGCCATGGCCTACTGCGGTACTGGAAGCAACAAGGCCATTCGCAAGCTCCTTCACCTTGCTGTCAGCGACGTGAACGACGATGTGCGCCGTATCGCCGTCATGTCTCTTGGTTTCATCCTCTTCCGCAAGCCCGGAAGTGTTCCCCGGATGGTGGAGCTCCTTGCTGAATCCTACAACCCTCACGTCCGGTACGGCTCCGCCATGGCTCTGGGTATCTCATGCGCCGGCACCGGTCTGGATGAGGCCATTGACCTGCTCGAGCCCATGATGAAGGATCCTACCGACTTTGTCCGCCAGGGCGCCCTGATCGCCCTGTCTATGATCATGATTCAGCAGAACGAGGTCATGAACCCCAAGGTTGCCGCCATCAGAAAGACTCtcaagaaggttgttggCGATCGTCATGAGGATGCCATGACCAAGTTTGGTGCCGCCGTTGCCATGGGTATTCTGGATGCTGGCGGCCGCAACTGCTCGGTTGGTCTCCAGACCCAGACTGGCAACCTCAACATGCCCGGCATTGTGGGCATGGCCGTCTTCACGCAGTACTGGTACTGGTTCCCCTTCACCCACTTCCTGTCGCTGAGCTTCGTgcccacctccatcatcggACTTGATCACGACCTCGAGATCCCCAGCTTCAAATTTCACTGCAACACTCGCCCGAGCCTGTTTGACTATCCCCCAGAGCAAGAAGTCAAGACCGAGGAGGGGCCGGCGCTCATTGCAACTGCCATCTTGTCCACCACGGCACAGGCCAAGCGTCGCGCTCAGAAGAAGGAGCGTGCCCAGCGTCGTGAGAGCATGGATATTGATACTCCTACCCTTGCCAAGACTCCTGCTCCCGCTGGAGACAAGATGGATGTggacgaggacaagaaggccaagacggaggagcccaaggacaagaaggaggagaccgGGGCTGAGAGAGAAGGCTCGGTCgactccaagaagaaggcggagaaggagaaggttggCTACGAGGTTGAGAACATGTCTCGTGTTCTTCCAGGCCAGTTCAAGTACATCAGCTTCCCGACGGGACGTTACAAGCCCGTCAAGAAG CCTACCGGTGGCCCCCTCTTGCTCCACGACACGCAGCCCGACGAGCCCAAGACGTTGAttgaggagaagctgaagaaggtgaCGACCGAGAGAGCTCCCGTGGTTGGCGCGCAGACCGGGCGAGGTGGTGCCCAGACGTCAGCCACGCAATTGCTGCAGAGCATGGAGGCTGCCCGTAGCCGGGCGGGATTGGGCAGCGAGCTTAACGAGATTCTCCGCCTTTCTGCCCAGGCTGCTCGGGAGATACCACAGGGACGTTCTTCCTCGACTGCTGGTGGCGACGGAAGcggagcggcggcggctgcggGTGTGTTGACGGCTGTTGATGAGGACaatgagggtgatgaggaggcgcCCAAGCCCGCGGACTTTGAGTACTTTAccgatgccgaggatgaggagtag
- the CET1 gene encoding mRNA-capping enzyme subunit beta (BUSCO:EOG09264P4J; EggNog:ENOG503NXVE; COG:S), whose protein sequence is MDLRVMLNDNGPAASTPSKPPQPPTLQPAPQHHQQQHHHQQQMHPQPTLPSTPIQTNPHQSFRDYGQQPQPSPSRHVSHDYGAQQRAPSGAFASPPPYPSAGPYGAGRPPPPSIQPMPMPPAELRSPSMSSGPVPSPYRQTPGSSSISTASGYPFPPQQAPTSPVQRHQYTPTSAYPREGYGQPTGVAGMTGPPSSYMQGSHVPQTPPVGTPGGPHAYVQRSHSAHSTPTPTSAHSQPAQYGAPFVQGSPVAAPHPLPQPDLQRQSSLPPTPGGGAGAVPLSARPAQVSTGYGQPTSPYGQRLPAPSFHGHSTPHTSPPPPPPPSLPRNSSVQSSGQHDPHSRDSVGRGPPSHGDRDRSLSVSPKTRVPSLPSSSGRPRSSVSDFDSRIINPPIHPPPPTTTMAPIAEQDAARDRASTPAKRKLAERELRPDELENRDTRPPPLRDSSGRPALVDAGAVPLNARRAMVAPEKKRRKVYTQPPVWAQSQDGRPLHKANSILFHPVPFSGSVSHQTNGTKTEPQPSRQTSPEEKRSIAAPRDHQSAPLPPPGPPQPDAAAIASGLGPWEPSIVNTALPYDSCTKHIADWLTHFVLGSPDIQEMEARGVKFEIEAKLGTIIDKDTSERLRLPIYTECVLEEGEWVKFQSSMSESEHRSFNDFLNEMVKETHVNRTRVPIEYLHRREIDRFVELPPEIRDRHLPKCVTRLAGRKPPRVRITYEKKTNQVLARIVKARVADTNIHFPRSPLDCRISINLEWTWDGPPQVLDQLVKEQGGGGYQRDKDRLCYKHRFYQVDLTQVISQNKEHELEVELDPAALFDQGRRAMDHQPNQYMELVGGLVNNIRVLAHKATEFRS, encoded by the exons ATGGATCTCAGGGTCATGCTGAACGACAATGGGCCTGCTGCCTCGACACCCAGCAAGccgccacaaccaccaacactgCAGCCAGCAccgcagcaccaccagcaacagcaccaccatcagcagcagatgCATCCACAGCCGACGCTGCCATCGACGCCGAtccaaacaaacccccaccagTCGTTCCGTGACTACGGCCAGCAGCCTCAGCCATCCCCGAGCCGTCACGTATCGCATGACTACGGCGCCCAACAGCGGGCACCATCAGGCGCCTTCGCATCGCCGCCTCCCTATCCGAGCGCAGGTCCATATGGCGCCGGtcgaccacctccaccatccatccagccGATGCCAATGCCACCAGCCGAGCTCCGGTCGCCGAGCATGAGCTCCGGGCCCGTCCCGTCCCCGTATCGGCAGACACcaggctcctcctcaatcagCACGGCGAGCGGCtaccccttcccaccacagCAAGCCCCCACCAGCCCTGTGCAACGACACCAGTATACGCCGACCAGCGCCTACCCCAGAGAAGGCTACGGCCAGCCGACGGGTGTTGCTGGTATGACAGGGCCGCCTTCTTCGTATATGCAAGGGTCGCACGTTCCGCAGACGCCTCCGGTTGGCACTCCGGGCGGGCCACACGCCTATGTCCAACGATCGCACTCGGCCCATTCGACGCCGACACCGACGTCAGCACACAGCCAACCGGCACAATATGGCGCGCCTTTTGTGCAAGGCAGTCCCGTGGCAGCCCCCCATCCGCTTCCGCAGCCGGACCTGCAGCGACAATCCTCGCTGCCACCCAcgccgggagggggagcaggtGCCGTCCCTCTGTCGGCGCGCCCTGCGCAGGTGTCAACAGGGTACGGCCAGCCGACCAGTCCGTACGGACAACGGCTGCCAGCTCCAAGCTTTCACGGGCACTCGACACCAcacacctctccaccacctcctccaccaccttccctgCCCCGGAACTCGAGTGTCCAAAGTTCAGGCCAGCATGACCCACACAGTCGAGACTCAGTAGGCCGGGGCCCACCTTCACACGGTGACAGAGACCGGAGCCTTAGCGTCAGTCCCAAAACTCGAGTCCCCAGTTTGCCAAGCAGTTCTGGCCGTCCTCGTTCTTCTGTTTCCGACTTTGATTCTCGTATTATTaatccccccatccatccgccaccacctaccaccaccatggccccGATTGCAGAACAGGACGCTGCCCGAGACCGCGCCTCGACTCCCGCCAAGCGCAAACTCGCCGAGCGCGAGCTTCGACCCGACGAACTCGAAAACCGCGATACGCGACCGCCTCCGCTGCGAGACTCCAGCGGCCGCCCTGCACTCGTCGATGCCGGCGCCGTTCCATTGAATGCGCGACGAGCCATGGTTGCGCccgagaaaaagaggagaaaagTGTACACACAACCGCCCGTCTGGGCGCAGTCCCAGGACGGCCGTCCACTGCACAAGGCCAACAGCATCTTATTCCACCCCGTCCCCTTCTCCGGCTCGGTATCTCATCAGACCAACGGCACCAAGACCGAGCCCCAGCCCAGCCGGCAAACATCCCCCGAAGAAAAACGTTCCATCGCCGCTCCCCGAGACCACCAGTCggcaccactaccaccacccggGCCGCCGCAGCCGGATGCTGCCGCGATAGCGTCGGGGCTAGGACCATGGGAACCCAGCATCGTCAACACTGCTCTTCCCTACGACTCTTGCACAAAACACATTGCCGATTGGCTAACTCATTTCGTCCTCGGCTCACCAGACATCCAAGAGATGGAGGCCAGGGGTGTCAAGTTTGAGATTGAGGCGAAACTGGGCACAATAATAGACAAGGATACTTCGGAACGTCTTCGCCTACCAATATACACTGAGTGCGTGCTAGAAGAGGGGGAATGGGTCAAGTTTCAAAGTAGCATGTCCGAG TCTGAACACCGCTCCTTCAACGACTTCCTGAACGAGATGGTCAAAGAGACCCACGTGAACCGCACGCGCGTCCCGATCGAATATCTACACCGCCGCGAAATCGACCGATTCGTCGAGCTACCTCCCGAGATCCGGGACAGGCACCTGCCCAAGTGCGTGACGAGGCTTGCTGGCCGAAAGCCACCACGGGTGAGGATCACGTACGAAAAGAAGACGAATCAGGTCTTGGCTCGTATAGTGAAGGCTCGGGTTGCGGACACCAATATTCACTTCCCGCGATCACCGCTAGATTGTCGCATTAGTATCAATCTGGAGTGGACGTGGGATGGGCCACCGCAGGTTCTGGATCAGCTGGTGAAGGAGCAGGGCGGGGGGGGTTATCAGAGGGATAAGGACCGGTTGTGTTATAAGCACCGGTTTTATCAGGTGGATTTGACGCAAGTTATATCACAG AACAAGGAGCATGAGTTGGAGGTTGAACTGGATCCGGCCGCGCTGTTTGatcaggggaggagggcgatggaTCATCAGCCAAATCAGTATATGGAATTGGTGGGCGGGTTGGTGAATAATATCAGGGTGTTGGCGCACAAGGCGACGGAGTTTCGTAGCTGA
- a CDS encoding hypothetical protein (EggNog:ENOG503NZ84; COG:S), whose protein sequence is MVSVKTVAVLGGTGNLGPSIVHELLSAGFTVTGLTRFSSTNSTPAYPDSVTVHKVDFGSFDSLKDAFSGQDAVVSVVGSPGVSAQRLAVDAAIAAGVKRFIPSEFGVNTRKVRNRPMGAILRGKVEVVDYLIEREREIEWTGVSTGLFFDWGLEKHGLSTINLDDKTSSIVDSGNEKFQVSTLAQVGRAVVGVLKHLEETRNRYLVTSSFQVSQNEIIQAVEELTGEKYPVVKRERAEDLQRAGEEKLAVGDYRAFIDFLRAYNNADGAGNAVGEEESSNGLVGLEEEDLRECVRGWLVRAGVIS, encoded by the exons ATGGTCTCCGTCAAAAccgtcgccgtcctcggc GGAACCGGCAACCTAGGCCCCTCCATAGTCCACGAACTCCTCTCAGCAGGCTTCACAGTCACAGGCCTAACCCGTTTCTCCTCTACCAACTCCACCCCCGCCTACCCCGACAGTGTGACTGTCCACAAAGTCGATTTTGGATCTTTTGACTCCCTTAAGGATGCCTTTTCAGGCCAGGACGCTGTTGTCTCTGTGGTCGGCAGCCCGGGGGTTTCAGCCCAGAGACTAGCTGTTGACGCTGCTATTGCTGCGGGAGTGAAGAGGTTTATCCCGAGCGAGTTTGGGGTTAACACGCGGAAGGTGAGGAACAGGCCGATGGGAGCGATActgagggggaaggtggaggtggtggattaTTTgattgagagagagagagagattgaGTGGACGGGGGTGAGTacggggttgttttttgACTGG GGTTTGGAGAAGCACGGCTTGAGCACCATCAACCTTGACGATAAAACATCATCGATTGTCGACTCGGGAAACGAAAAGTTTCAAGTGAGCACGCTTGCGCAGGTGGGCAGGGCGGTTGTCGGGGTTTTGAAGCATctggaggagacgaggaaTAGGTATCTCGTCACGTCGTCGTTCCAGGTGTCGCAGAACGAGATTATACAGGCTGTGGAGGAGCTGACGGGGGAGAAGTACCCTgttgtgaagagggagagggcggaggacTTGCAaagggctggggaggagaagcttgcTGTGGGGGATTATAGGGCTTTTATTGATTTTCTGAGGGCGTATAATAATGCGGATGGGGCAGGGAatgcggtgggggaggaggagagttcgaatgggttggttgggttggaggaggaggatctgagagagtgtgtgagggggtggttggtgagggcgggGGTTATTTCCTGA
- a CDS encoding hypothetical protein (COG:P; EggNog:ENOG503NUJH) has product MGGADAGAGAFYDAALHKRETLMGKSGPSALIKNFRVFRIALFACIGGVLYGYNQGMFSGILAMPAFERHMGEYVTDSTKKGWLTAILELGAWIGTLLSGFIAEVLSRKYSVLVASAVFMLGVVIQATAITGVGHDAILAGRFITGMGVGSLAMIIPIYNSEVAPPEVRGALVATQQLAICFGIMISFWIDYGTNFIGGTSAETQSDAAWLTPICLQLAPAVILFVGMIFMPFSPRWLVHHGREEEARQVLSSLRGLSPDHELVELEFLEIKAQSLFEKRSVAELFPNLREQTAWNIFKLQFVSIKKLFQTRAMFKRVVVATVTMFFQQWSGINAVLYYAPSIFKQLGLDDTSTSLLATGVVGIVMFIATIPAVLWIDRVGRKPVLTVGAIGMATCHIIIAVIVAKNIDQWESHKAAGWAAVCMVWLFVIHFGYSWGPCAWIIVAEIWPLSTRPYGVALGASSNWMNNFIVGQVTPDMLEGITYGTYILFGILTYMGAAFVWFLVPETKRLTLEEMDIIFGSEGTAAADFERMAEINNEIGLSRILRAESSNTTGTPYETLPEKGNASDHSERIQAV; this is encoded by the exons ATGGGCGGAGCCGACGCCGGCGCAGGCGCATTCTACGATGCAGCCCTCCACAAGCGCGAGACCCTGATGGGCAAATCTGGACCTTCGGCCCTGATCAAGAACTTTAGGGTGTTCCGCATCGCGCTGTTTGCCTGCATTGGTGGTGTGCTGTATGGGTACAACCAGGGGATGTTTAGTGGCATTCTGGCCATGCCGGCTTTTGAACGAC ACATGGGCGAGTACGTGACCGATTCAACCAAGAAGGGGTGGCTAACTGCCAttctcgagctcggcgcCTGGATCGGGACGCTTCTCTCTGGTTTTATTGCCGAGGTTTTGTCGAGAAAGTATTCGGTTCTGGTTGCTAGTGCGGTTTTTAtgcttggggtggtgattCAGGCGACGGCGATTACGGGGGTGGGACATGATGCCATTCTGGCGGGGAGGTTTATTAC GGGTATGGGTGTTGGTTCGTTGGCGATGATTATCCCCATTTACAACAGCGAGGTGGCTCCCCCCGAGGTGAGAGGTGCGCTTGTGGCGACGCAGCAGTTGGCGATCTGCTTTGGGATCATGATTTCCTTTTGGATTGACTA CGGCACCAACTTCATCGGCGGCACCTCGGCCGAAACCCAATCCGACGCCGCCTGGCTCACCCCCATCTGCCTCCAGCTCGCCCCGGCAGTGATCCTCTTCGTCGGCATGATCTTCATGCCCTTCTCCCCCCGCTGGCTCGTCCACCACGGgcgcgaggaagaagcccgCCAggtcctctcctccctccgaGGACTCTCGCCAGACCACGAGCTGGTCGAGCTCGAATTCCTTGAAATCAAGGCCCAGTCCCTCTTTGAAAAGAGAAGTGTCGCGGAACTGTTCCCCAACCTGCGCGAGCAGACAGCCTGGAATATCTTCAAGCTCCAGTTCGTCAGCATCAAGAAACTGTTCCAGACCCGGGCGATGTTCAAGAGGGTGGTAGTGGCGACGGTGACGATGTTTTTCCAGCAGTGGAGCGGGATCAATGCCGTGTTGTACTACGCACCCTCGATTTTCAAACAGCTCGGCCTGGATGATACTTCCACCTCGCTTCTTGCCACGGGCGTGGTTGGGATTGTGATGTTTATTGCGACCATCCCGGCGGTTTTGTGGATCGATCGCGTAGGGCGCAAGCCGGTGTTGACTGTTGGCGCGATTGGCATGGCGACAtgccacatcatcatcgcggTCATTGTCGCGAAGAATATCGACCAGTGGGAGAGTCACAAGGCGGCTGGCTGGGCAGCCGTGTGCATGGTCTGGCTGTTTGTCATCCACTTTGGCTACTCGTGGGGACCATGCGCGTGGATCATCGTCGCCGAGATCTGGCCGTTGAGCACGAGGCCGTATGGTGTCGCGTTGGGGGCGTCGAGCAACTGGATGAATAACTTTATTGTTGGGCAAGTCACGCCCGATATGCTGGAGGGAATTACCTACGGGACGTATATTCTGTTCGGTATCCTGACGTACATGGGAGCGGCGTTTGTGTGGTTTTTGGTGCCCGAGACGAAGAGGTTGAcgctggaggagatg GACATCATCTTTGGCTCTGAAGGGACCGCAGCAGCCGATTTTGAAAGAATGGCCGAGATCAACAACGAAATCGGCCTTTCTCGCATCCTCCGAGCCGAAAGCTCCAACACGACAGGCACTCCCTACGAAACCCTGCCAGAGAAGGGCAACGCCAGTGATCACTCCGAGCGTATCCAGGCTGTTTGA